A window of Magallana gigas chromosome 8, xbMagGiga1.1, whole genome shotgun sequence genomic DNA:
GCGCCCAAAATAATTTGGAAAAAATAGTAAGAACATAATAAATACGAGGATATCAGCAAAAATACgttgatatttattattaataaacatatCAAGATTATTATTTGCATTAGTATTGCATTTTCAAGGATAAAGTTGAGGAATTTATCATTGAATAATGCaacatttttgaaagtgaatGTTAATTATAGGAAAGTGAAAATATCTCGTGTAATAGTAATTGTTTTTCTAAAACTGTAGCTAACCAAAAGTCAACATCATTTTGTCATATACAGAAGCTATTTACaccttattctttttaaaagcagtttaatatcttttgattttaaatgacAACATTGAATTTTCTTGTGTTTCAGATGAATACAAATATTGTAAGTATTTGAGCTTTATTTAAGCTAGTATATAAAGCATAAGTCAATAAggatatttaatattatatttttaaaagaaaaaaaataattagactACTACTATTTTTTTGCAGACAAAGCTGAGGCCTCCATTACTTTCCAAGGAACTTATAATGAAAGTCTCAGAGACTTATCAACACAAATATCTATAAATTTTCAACAAGACTTCTGCCAAGTGGTAAATATTACTCTGAATTGtggaaatctctctctctctctctctctctctctctctctctctctctctctctctctctctctctctctctctctctctctctctctctctctgtacttAATGCtatattcaatgaaaaataaagtaagAGTAcagtttttgtaaacaaaatataatttcaatatGTTACTCAACTGAGCCCATTTATCATTTTTGTGCATTCTGAAAATGTTCATTATTTCTCGCAGATGGAACAAACACAAGCTAGGAAATTCAAAGAAACGTACAATGGTTGTTTAGTCACCCAGATCACGTAGGTTAAAAACATAGAAcgaacttttttatttaaaaagaaaacattctaagttttatttaatatttgatttaaaaatccactCATAAGTGCATGCTACATTTATCAGGAATGAAAGGAGATCCAGTAGACTGCAAAgaatcgataaaaaaaatttgcagtaATTAGGATCATTCACATCATGTTTATAATGCAAAAGGAGGAAGGCCAATAAGAAACTTAAAAAAGGAGAATTTAGAGACAGTTGTACGATAATTTAATAGGTGAACACTTGCTGCTGACATTCATCGTCAAATCAAGTTCAAGAcatcttaaaaatatgtttttgtataAGTATATAGATAACAGGCAGACAGATTATAACattaataattatgtaaattttattgaattaaactGAGGACTAATTTGAATTTCGTACGCATCTTAAAAGACTATTGAGATAAACTGATACTTGTCACAAAAATGAGTTAATGCAAGTGTAATAAGCGACTGTAGTTATCAACTGCCGTATTCATATTTCACTCTAAATTGTACATTCAAAATTCCATAAAAAGACAATACAAAAgacatcattttaaattattgataatgCACATGGCTATCACCGAAACTTTTAGAAATACTTTGAACCCACAGGCCTTTTTTGTCAATCTTTGTTTTACAGGAATGGCAGTATCGTCGTGGAGTTTACAATGTACTACTACACTAAAATGACAGTGCAATCGGATGACGTTAAATCAGAAATaatcacatatttgaaaacaaattttacaacGACATTTTCTTCCAAATTTAACATCACAGTTGATTTTAGTTCTCTTTATGTATCACTTGTTCAAACGGGAAGAAATGGTTATAATTCTGGTACCTCAGATTCCCGATTTATAACGGCTTGGTTAACCTCAACTAAAGGTACAGCTTCAACATTTGAAACTACGATAAGCAGCAACGCAGACAATACGACTATAAccggtaaattttttttatatcatttgcaAAACGTAATAgtgtaaaaataaagaaagaataaataaaGAATAAGTAAAGAATACTTATATtctaatttgttttcaaataaaactgccAAGAACGAATGTTTCAGATGAAGTCACAACGACTCTTACCGAGTCAACAGTCACTATTCATCCGGCTGTAACTACCACTGTTCCATCTGAAACCACCACTGAAACACCAGCTTCAACAACCGCAGGTTCTCCCGAAACCACCACTGATACACAAGCTTCAACAACCACAGCTCCTTCTGAAACTACCACCACTGATACATTAACCACAACAATCACAGATCCTCACGAAACGACCATCATTGATACACTAGCTTCAACAACCATAGTTGCTCCCGGAACCATCACCACTGATGCATCAACTACAACGATCACAGTTGCTCCTGAAACCACTACCGATGTCACACCAACTGCAACAACCACTGTTCCCCATGAAACCACTACCACTGATACACGAGCTACAACAACCACAGGTCCTCATGAAACTACCACCACTGATACACAAGCTTTAACAGTTGCTCCCGAAACAACAACCACTGAAACAACAAGTACAACTACCACAATTCTTCCCGAAACCACTATCATTGTTACACCAACTACAACATCCACTGTTCCTCCTCAAACCATCACCACTAATACGCCAACTACAACAACCATATTTTCTCAGGATAACACAACTACCACTTCCACTACTAATTCTCCAACTTCATCAACAAAAGTTCTAACCGATACCAACACCGCCAATCTTCCAACTACAACAGAAACTTTTACTGATGCAACATCTTTTATTACTACATCTTCTGATAACGATACAATGTTACCATTGCCTTCCGAACCTTTTGCAGGTTTGTTCTGGTATTTGTTTTCAATGCATTTCAGGCTAATTATGcctgataaaaattaaaagactttatttttttgtcatcCATGTCTTTGACAATGAATATATTGTAGGGCTTAATACTAAGTGCATTGATATTTCATACCGGTATGTTAACATTGAAATCAATGTATCATAATTAAGCATAGAAAGCTGAGttaaatatcatattgtttCAGATGTTGTGATGAAAAATTCAATTGGTGAAATCGGCAAGCAGGCGTATATTCCATGTTCAATCAACATTACAGGTGGCGAGTGGGTCATGATCTACTTATACCAGACTTACAACGAAAGCATTGATCCTAGAATTGCCACACTCagtaaaaatgaaacaataacaTATTTGAACCGTGATCCTCTTCTGATGCCAACATTCAATATCCGTGGATCTCATATCGAAGCTGTTGTAACGTTTGATTTTAGCAATTTTGATTCTTCCAAATGTTTAATGAGACTTTATAGTTTTGTTTGCAGTGTAGAGATGGCTACCGGCATTACATTTAACGCTTCAGCGGAGTTCGATCTTATAGGTAAGAGTGGTAAAAATGCTTGAGTAAACTGTACAAATCTTtaaagtacaatttaaaataactGCACAATGGTATTTATCTAACAAGTAAAGACTGATAGTTTGATTTTCACCTTCCCAAGTTGATATCTGATATCTCAATACAAAGAACATGCATAAGTTTCATTTTATGTCAAAAAGAAGCCATGACGCGGTTagaaactttatttttaataatttgatgCTTTATGTTCAGgcaaaatatacaaatgttaaAGTGATAAAGTTGATGCATTAAATCAGGTTAAAGAATCATCTATTCAATACTGATTTCAAACATAGAATTAAGGGTACAAATTAAACGAATTCTAACTCAATTACATGTTTTGAAGGACTTTCAGTTTATAAAATGGCTTCAACATCGGGaaagaaatatatgtaataaaatctgaagcaaaattatttgattttaacattttctgtTTACTTGCTTTGTATTgctaaaattatttaaatgattaaactATTTTCTGATATCTAAGGTAATAACATGCAGTACTAGCCTTGCTCATATCGATAATCTAAAGATTATTACATTTCAAAACTGAAACAAAGCAATAATTTATGTTTCCTTTCCTCTTTAGCACCACTTACTCAACCTACCGTCGTCTTACATGGAACACGGTATGTGGTCAACGAACCAGCCAATGTTTCACTAGCTGCTATCAATGCAACCTGTAACACCACCAGAGATAGATCAAGTGATATCACCTCTATAATAGCTATGCAAATTGAAAACGCATCAGGCGCTGATATAATAAGTTTTGCCAACGTAACCTCCTATAACATGTTCACTGATACCTGTGGAGAATTTGTGTTTATTCATTGGAGCGAAGTTTTTCCCTACCGTTCAGATTTAAATGGTTCAAATCTAACTTGCTATGTTGAGACAAACAGTAAAAAGGTTAGGAGTGACATCGTTACACTGACGTTTTTAGAACAACAAAATCCATCTGTTAGTGCCACAGCAAATCCTGCTGTTACCACGCCCACAAATGCTGAAGATACTATATGACGACAACTCTGCCACCAATATTTATAACTGATCCATAGTCGGTATTATTGACAATAGGGTTCATACCTCCGGCCCATTCACCAAAGAGGACcccttgaatgaaagctcaatTATCTCCTGTTATAATTTCGTGGTGTGATGTCAGATTTGTTTCCTGGCAATATgtctttgttttgaaaaactCTGAGAATGAATGTAAAAGTAGATGATTTACGAGATTTGGAAAGGCTGTATAAAAAATTCTCATTCATTattcaaatgataaataaaacttgatacttgcttttaaaattgcaaatcctcttttatgagatgtgtcaagcattctgatatAAAAAGTCACAATAAATGCACAATGCAGGATaggaacaatttttttaaaggcacTATTTGTTTTCATACCAATTAAAAAATAGCTAGAGGTATATTTGattcaaacaatattgtattatgcaATACTTAAACGAATGGGATAGCAGGCATTGTTTATATAAATCCTCTCCGACAATGTATTATGAGTTAGAGGTATACACCCACTATGAAACAGTCagtgttttaatttacaattataagctaatatattcactctagacACTTTTCAGAATTCCTATTCCAAATTCGGAAAGATGGATATTCTCTTAAAGCATATACTATATTAGATGAAATATTATGTCAAAGATTAAACACAGGTATTAATACTTTAATATTTTACAAGATTTAGGTTGTTTACATTTCTAtgaaaaacattaattatttatgatttaaaaaaatatttgcataaaaaGTAGGATTTTTTGTAGGTTGCAAAATGAACCCTTTTTTCAAATACCACGAAAaagctaaaataaataaaatgtatcgGAATTTCTCTATCCAACAAGTTATTAAATGTAGGTATTTGTATGTAAATAGTCAAGTTATATAAACTATATAATTTAAAGCCCATAGTTTATATATCGCTCAACTCAAAGGTGTGATTGATACCAAATTCTAAACAGTACGTCAAAATCACTTAAAATCCGTTAAAAAATGCTTATGACGCAAAATAAACCTGTTCTACGTCATTAGATACTTTTTTCCGCATTATTCAACATGCACAATTTTTTTAAGAGGATATCCCAGAACtgtattgaattttatattagcTCAAGTTATTTATAACAATCTACATAAATGAGTTTGAGCCAGTGAACAAATCATAAACATTTCAATCTGTGTCGATATTCGTTTTGAAAATAGAGTAAGATCTTCCATGTGCTTCCGTTTTAAAGTagtatatcataaaaaaatgttagcaCACTCTGAAATCATATATCAACCTCGGAATGTTGTACTGAAACTTTTTTAGTTTGtgcaaaaatttgaaaaaataaagacaCACCGTAAATTGGCATGTGCGTCCGTAAAAAAACGACATCAATGACatggtcaattttgaatgatattATTTCAGAGTCATTAAATAAgtatcatattttgattttaatagtaaatctattccaaaatatattttgctgTCACAAGTATGCTTTTCCCCATTATGTTCGTTTATAAAAAGAGAagtaatgaaaacatttttttgaaaatggttTCTACTAAAAgtctaattcaattttttttctgggttttttttaaaagtgattttgATATATCTTTAGTAACTCGCATAtaattgtaatgaaaataaCTATTTAAGAAGTGAACTGAGTCCGTCGTCCTTAAGCCTACTTTCAGAAGAAATGCATCGTGACATAGTcctttaaaacaggaaaagaaaCTTGCTTATAAGGATTTTTTACTCTTGTATATAGTCATTTAAGGtgaaatatagagaaaaaagaGAATAATCATGTATGAATAAAACTTTCTTCGGCTGAGACACTGTGTCGTTTTTTTTATGGTAATGAGATCTGGTTATAAAGCAAACAAAAGAAGTTCTAGTGGTATATAGTATCGTGTGTTTAGAGAAGAAGCAGGATACATGGTCTTGAAGTTTGTTAAATGTACCAAcgattgtttacataaaaactttCTTTCCATAAAAATCTTAGCTTGTTTCATgtctatttttgttgttgatctTTTGACTGAGAGATCGAATGTGTGCATGCAATTAGATCTATAGTTCTCTTTGCTTTTGCATCTAGCTGAATCAAAGCCATTAACAAACCTGTATTGCTTTTGTATTAAAGACGTTTTACATTTGCTTActtcatttgtttttaatagaCATCAATTTGTATAACCTAAACAATGTCCTAATGTTCTTGACAACTATACTTATGTTGGTACCAGTGTTTATTCCCGAAACTTTTTAAACAGGAGATGGCAACGAGGAAACACGCATATCTTTTGAGGTCAAATTTTTTTCCGTAGGTTGTACAAAAATGACGTAGATACAGTATTGAGATGTTGAAGTAATCTTCATTATTACAGAGGTTAGGGGCATCAAACACTGATATCACACCCTTATTATCTTTTTTCTAATGTCAGTATCTTTGCACAGTTTCTTATTTCCTCTAATCTCCTTTTTGACATTTTCGGCTGCATTTGTAGACAATGTGGCATTTTAAACCAACCAGAATGCTTTCTTTTTCAATCCCACATTTTCTCGCTTTATCACCATTTTACCTTAATAAGacgtaaaaattaaaagaatcatTGTTTTCTCGTTTACAGCGTTTCAATATCTACGCACGTACTgataaacaatttgttttccACTAGGTTTTGatgcaaaaatatcaaataaatgtaaagaACATTATTCTCATGATCATCATGGCTTATTTTTGTACATTTCGGATGGGGATAGAAGGGACTTGCAGACTCAATGACCATGCATGATGGATTTGCACAGGCTTATGTTCTCGTGCATGACTCGACCAAAGACTTGACGATctaaatatattgtttgttgCATTTTAACTTGCAAAATGGAGCAATATTTACACACATCGAGTATTTAATTCGTTGTCCATTTTGTCATCTGTTAACCCGATTGTGttgtatttacaatttttaaagctACATGTAACTGAATAAAAAAACCAATCTCAGAATAAAGAAGTTGTGCTGCCTGATGCACTGAAAGTTGTTATCTGTTTAtggcaatatatttacatctaccatgtataatttcctctttttcttacGGAAAAATATAGTCAGTTCATAGCtctaaagaaacagccaaactgaaatttacacggcccatttatcgattggtcgaaatctacagcggcagAAAGTGACAgaactgaaattgacacgccctgtttatagATTGTTCTGaatctacagcgacctaagtaaactcacggactgcacgaaataatcctgacgatgccagactcaaagtctcacaagagacgatttggctgtttcttttagctaacgtacttatgtacattaacagtcatttagtgaattttactaacttttcataatcaatttattaattagttaaagaaagatgttaatatgaACAATAAACGATTTTGAATTTCAGCAGCTTTCAATGGAACTGGGGTAATTTTCTAGAAGTAAACATATAGTGAAAATAGTTCATGCATAGGGTCATGCACATGCCAATTAAAGGGTCTTTGCTCCAAATGGTAAGACATTTCTACACTTGGTACGACttcgaaacattttttttaattgcggCACCTTACaacaaaagaaaatgaaaatcctTAAGAATCTGAACgctaattaaaagaaattaaaggaAAGGTGGTAGGGTTAGAGAAATCTTTTATTATCTATACCCTCGCTCCATGAGCCAATCATTGTACAAATTTGGTTACAAGTGACCTGTATACCTGTAGTGGTCacttttaagaaaatgaaattaagttTGATTTATGATGCACACAACATTCTTACGTTGTATATCTACAATTACTGCAAAAACCGCACAGGAATTCAAAGtagataacaaaattattttgctgTAAGAATCAATAAACAACTCTCACAAATAAAGAATCATTAAATAATTTGACATGCCGTGTagaagaaaacaacaaaaaatatataatattagagattattaataaattgttaaaaatatgttatttccttttttgtaataagaattataaaaagTTCATTATCATTCAATCATACAATTCATACAAAATTCTATTCATACAACTTTTATTACGTATGTCTATCACAATTTGATTCAGTTTAGGTGGTCTCACTGGTCAACAAATGTTTGTATGATTATAATATTATTAGCAAAATGGGTCACATCGCTTACCTTAATAACAGAAGTCAAAACTCGGatcaaatttaatatatgatatCAAATACTCAATGTGTGGTAAATATCTAGACGATGCAGTAGAGGAAATTTTgctgaacaataatttttttcaaaatatttttatatatgttaaacctcttgtttctttttttttaattttctctttcaGTTTCTATGTATCTGAATGAATCATACTCTTACTTTGTTGCCTTGCTCCACCCAGGGTATTTATATGAGCAAACGTTAATCTTTACAACCTGAGCAATACTTCCACATAATTAAGTGTAAACTACTCTGGTcaatggtttttttaaaaatattttttgtaaattcttGATTCCTTGGTATTCCTATTTCCTTGGCAACAGTCCGCTTTGTGGCCATTCTAACCCTGAGAATCACGACGTTACAAGATAGGAATTTCCACAATGTGTATAACCAAATTGTGTTTGTTAAAAGTAATGTCAATATTATGTCTAGCATGTAAACAATTCATTTTCCATTGAATAGGTTTTTACTAAAGGGttttaaaattaagtaaaaaatgaaaatgtaaaataatcacAACAAGAATGTCAACAGTGACGGCGCCAACGCCGATGACGACGGCTGGCGACTggcaaattttgatcagaaaaccCAACCTGGGCATCTAGCTCAAATaagcttaaaataaacaaacaacataaaagaaaaagaaaataatcgtaaatataaatcaaaagaaTCAAACCCAGAAGTGGTAATGATAAAAAACCTATTTGAAACAATATAACTATGCCGTTTATGTTATGAAATAGCGATTTTCTGATTGAGAAATCAACATAATCAGACCTGCGCCTGACATAAGGTCCAAAAATCCTATAATTTTCTTTTGGAGCTGAGTCAAAAGCATGGTTAAAAGGACTTTGAAGTATTGTAGATTGAAAATGCTCCACAGGTGTTTCCCTCATTAGCTTTTTATGACCATCGGTTTGGATCTCAACGATGCCATGATTCTGTTGACAGTTTTGTTTATGTTTGTACcagtttttattttgacaaaatttggaACAGTACCCGACAAGGTGA
This region includes:
- the LOC105340055 gene encoding uncharacterized protein isoform X1; translated protein: MWNQNAAYNGYHGQRDYRQLSYTPGKWMNWMNVLVKETNVDADSSTVSSSEPRSSIRRGNSRDRRTCVTKTLVGIVFALLLLGISFVPLILYFVEKDEYKYYKAEASITFQGTYNESLRDLSTQISINFQQDFCQVMEQTQARKFKETYNGCLVTQITNGSIVVEFTMYYYTKMTVQSDDVKSEIITYLKTNFTTTFSSKFNITVDFSSLYVSLVQTGRNGYNSGTSDSRFITAWLTSTKGTASTFETTISSNADNTTITDEVTTTLTESTVTIHPAVTTTVPSETTTETPASTTAGSPETTTDTQASTTTAPSETTTTDTLTTTITDPHETTIIDTLASTTIVAPGTITTDASTTTITVAPETTTDVTPTATTTVPHETTTTDTRATTTTGPHETTTTDTQALTVAPETTTTETTSTTTTILPETTIIVTPTTTSTVPPQTITTNTPTTTTIFSQDNTTTTSTTNSPTSSTKVLTDTNTANLPTTTETFTDATSFITTSSDNDTMLPLPSEPFADVVMKNSIGEIGKQAYIPCSINITGGEWVMIYLYQTYNESIDPRIATLSKNETITYLNRDPLLMPTFNIRGSHIEAVVTFDFSNFDSSKCLMRLYSFVCSVEMATGITFNASAEFDLIAPLTQPTVVLHGTRYVVNEPANVSLAAINATCNTTRDRSSDITSIIAMQIENASGADIISFANVTSYNMFTDTCGEFVFIHWSEVFPYRSDLNGSNLTCYVETNSKKVRSDIVTLTFLEQQNPSVSATANPAVTTPTNAEDTI
- the LOC105340055 gene encoding uncharacterized protein isoform X2, giving the protein MWNQNAAYNGYHGQRDYRQLSYTPGKWMNWMNVLVKETNVDADSSTVSSSEPRSSIRRGNSRDRRTCVTKTLVGIVFALLLLGISFVPLILYFVEKDKAEASITFQGTYNESLRDLSTQISINFQQDFCQVMEQTQARKFKETYNGCLVTQITNGSIVVEFTMYYYTKMTVQSDDVKSEIITYLKTNFTTTFSSKFNITVDFSSLYVSLVQTGRNGYNSGTSDSRFITAWLTSTKGTASTFETTISSNADNTTITDEVTTTLTESTVTIHPAVTTTVPSETTTETPASTTAGSPETTTDTQASTTTAPSETTTTDTLTTTITDPHETTIIDTLASTTIVAPGTITTDASTTTITVAPETTTDVTPTATTTVPHETTTTDTRATTTTGPHETTTTDTQALTVAPETTTTETTSTTTTILPETTIIVTPTTTSTVPPQTITTNTPTTTTIFSQDNTTTTSTTNSPTSSTKVLTDTNTANLPTTTETFTDATSFITTSSDNDTMLPLPSEPFADVVMKNSIGEIGKQAYIPCSINITGGEWVMIYLYQTYNESIDPRIATLSKNETITYLNRDPLLMPTFNIRGSHIEAVVTFDFSNFDSSKCLMRLYSFVCSVEMATGITFNASAEFDLIAPLTQPTVVLHGTRYVVNEPANVSLAAINATCNTTRDRSSDITSIIAMQIENASGADIISFANVTSYNMFTDTCGEFVFIHWSEVFPYRSDLNGSNLTCYVETNSKKVRSDIVTLTFLEQQNPSVSATANPAVTTPTNAEDTI